The proteins below are encoded in one region of Bosea sp. BIWAKO-01:
- a CDS encoding 6-carboxytetrahydropterin synthase, translating to MDSIAMMQDHKPARTVHRDVYRSTKTYDFVEGLSCCFRQWRATHSHCSLVHGYALSFKFIFATHELDERNWCFDFGGMKEIKTWLKHMFDHTMIVAADDPHLDAFQGLADKGLVDLRIMPAVGCEATARYTFDHVAAWLANQIGERVWLESVEVREHDGNSAIFERRQG from the coding sequence ATGGACAGCATTGCAATGATGCAGGACCACAAGCCTGCGCGGACCGTTCACCGGGATGTCTATCGGTCGACCAAGACCTATGACTTCGTCGAAGGCCTGTCCTGCTGCTTCCGCCAATGGCGCGCAACGCATTCGCATTGCAGCCTGGTTCACGGCTATGCGCTGTCCTTCAAATTCATCTTCGCCACCCACGAGCTCGACGAGCGCAACTGGTGCTTCGATTTCGGCGGGATGAAGGAGATCAAGACCTGGTTGAAGCACATGTTCGACCACACGATGATTGTCGCGGCCGACGACCCGCATCTCGACGCGTTCCAGGGGCTCGCCGACAAGGGCCTTGTCGACCTGCGGATCATGCCTGCAGTCGGCTGCGAGGCGACGGCGCGCTACACGTTCGACCACGTTGCGGCCTGGCTCGCCAATCAGATCGGCGAGCGTGTCTGGCTGGAATCAGTCGAGGTCCGCGAACACGACGGAAACTCGGCGATCTTCGAGCGCCGGCAGGGCTGA
- a CDS encoding acetate--CoA ligase family protein, protein MHIDVTPMVRPRSVAIIGASAKRVTQGNVVISNLKSWGYAGEILPIHPQADQIEGLRAVNSVAEIRAETDLAIIAIPAAHVPGMLQELESSSVRSAIVFTNGFSHDEERAIRAFGAQSRIVVHGPNCMGLVNFTDSIPLYPSRPSLRLRPGNVALVAQSGSAAISVMNSTVIGLSKVVTVGSEFQVAAADYVRWLADDDETRVIGVVAESIKSPRALAEAAECVHAAGKSLVVLKVGRSDVGVAATQAHTGALVSDRDAYDSFFRETNIATVADYDELIAALECSAVARRMVRGASIGIVGISGGQTALACDVAEVQGVPVAAYSAVTGQRLRAALPGTAGNNPVDFGATVNVEDRNTPEAMKAVLCDENVGAVVALQDTQESLNPATLQNYMNVLGVYAEAGKASETPLVVISPTSENVDPGVRSMLADHGVPLLRGLHAGLRAVGNLALGKPGPAGSWASQRSATRPPFNKEVASLRREIEQCSGSLDAELSFRLLRAYGIPLVRSIVVKDQSEAIDRVREVGFPLVVKVASRDVQHRSDVGGVMLGIRDEDGLRRAISTIAENVGRALPAATIDGYELQEQLVDAVEAMAGFTAAPPFGQMVVLGSGGTLVELIADRAVALAPFNHQQAGTMLRRTKLDRILGGYRNLMPRTDTSHLVDLGVRLSQLASDCEDLLSACDLNPILVRKGSGEVRVVDALFVRR, encoded by the coding sequence TTGCATATCGACGTCACCCCCATGGTCAGGCCACGCTCTGTGGCCATTATCGGCGCCTCGGCGAAGCGCGTCACGCAGGGCAACGTGGTCATCAGCAATCTGAAATCCTGGGGCTATGCGGGGGAGATCCTCCCGATCCATCCCCAGGCCGATCAGATCGAAGGCCTGCGCGCAGTCAACTCGGTTGCCGAGATCCGCGCGGAGACGGACCTTGCGATCATTGCCATTCCCGCGGCGCATGTGCCGGGCATGTTGCAGGAACTCGAGTCGAGTTCCGTGCGTTCGGCGATCGTCTTCACCAACGGATTCTCGCATGACGAGGAGAGGGCGATTCGGGCATTCGGCGCCCAGAGCCGCATCGTCGTGCACGGCCCCAACTGCATGGGGCTGGTCAATTTCACCGACTCGATCCCACTCTACCCATCCAGGCCGTCGCTGCGCCTGAGGCCCGGCAACGTGGCGCTGGTGGCCCAATCCGGGTCGGCGGCGATCTCGGTGATGAACTCGACGGTCATCGGGCTTTCAAAGGTCGTGACCGTCGGCAGCGAGTTCCAGGTCGCCGCCGCAGATTATGTGCGCTGGCTTGCGGACGACGATGAGACACGGGTCATCGGCGTAGTCGCGGAGTCGATCAAGTCCCCCCGCGCGCTCGCCGAGGCTGCCGAATGCGTTCATGCCGCGGGCAAGTCCCTGGTGGTGCTCAAGGTTGGTCGCTCGGATGTCGGCGTTGCGGCCACCCAGGCTCATACCGGGGCTCTGGTCAGCGATCGCGACGCCTATGACAGCTTCTTTCGGGAGACCAATATCGCGACGGTCGCGGATTATGACGAGCTCATCGCGGCGCTCGAATGCTCGGCGGTGGCGCGGCGCATGGTCCGGGGAGCAAGCATCGGCATCGTTGGCATCTCCGGCGGTCAGACGGCCCTGGCCTGCGACGTGGCGGAAGTGCAGGGCGTGCCTGTTGCGGCGTACAGCGCAGTGACCGGGCAACGTCTGCGTGCTGCCCTGCCGGGAACGGCCGGCAACAATCCGGTCGATTTCGGAGCGACGGTCAATGTCGAGGACCGCAATACGCCCGAGGCCATGAAGGCGGTCCTCTGCGACGAGAATGTCGGTGCCGTCGTCGCCCTTCAGGACACGCAGGAGAGCCTCAATCCCGCGACGTTGCAGAATTACATGAATGTGCTCGGCGTCTATGCCGAGGCCGGCAAGGCGAGCGAAACGCCGCTGGTCGTGATCTCGCCGACTTCGGAGAATGTCGATCCGGGCGTTCGTTCGATGCTGGCCGATCACGGGGTACCGCTGCTGCGCGGGCTTCACGCTGGACTTCGCGCTGTCGGTAACCTCGCCCTCGGCAAGCCGGGCCCTGCCGGCTCCTGGGCCAGCCAGCGCAGCGCAACGCGTCCCCCCTTCAACAAGGAGGTTGCCAGCCTGAGGCGCGAGATCGAGCAGTGCTCGGGCTCTCTCGATGCCGAACTGTCATTCCGACTGCTGCGCGCCTATGGAATCCCGCTGGTACGATCGATCGTCGTGAAGGACCAGAGCGAGGCGATCGACCGCGTTCGGGAGGTCGGCTTTCCCCTGGTGGTCAAGGTCGCATCCCGCGACGTGCAGCACCGCTCGGATGTCGGCGGCGTGATGCTGGGCATTCGCGATGAGGACGGATTGCGTCGTGCGATCTCGACCATTGCCGAGAATGTCGGCAGGGCGCTGCCGGCGGCGACGATCGACGGCTATGAATTGCAGGAACAGCTTGTCGACGCGGTCGAGGCCATGGCCGGGTTCACGGCTGCGCCCCCCTTTGGCCAGATGGTTGTCCTGGGAAGTGGCGGCACGCTGGTCGAGCTCATTGCTGATCGGGCGGTCGCACTGGCGCCGTTCAATCACCAGCAAGCCGGCACGATGCTCCGCCGGACCAAGCTCGACCGCATCCTGGGGGGATACCGCAACCTGATGCCTCGAACCGACACGAGCCATCTGGTCGATCTCGGGGTGAGGCTCTCGCAGCTCGCCAGCGATTGTGAGGATCTGCTGTCCGCGTGCGATCTGAACCCGATCCTCGTCCGAAAGGGGTCCGGCGAGGTGCGCGTTGTCGATGCTCTCTTTGTGCGCCGCTAA
- a CDS encoding ABC transporter permease, producing the protein MLRFVGRRALYAIPLLLAIIVLMFSMLHMIPGDPVQALVGDYPVPPAYRQAIEEKYRLNDPFLVQVGNYLLNVAQGDFGFSYQNQRGVLDLILERAPRTILLASVSFALAIPLGMAIGIAAGTTRRPGVDKFWTTTALIAYAIPTFWLGQLLVMLFALRLGWFPTQGIGPLISRTHGLAWLFEKMRYLALPVLAFGVHEGMRIARIMRASVIDTLSQGYIITARSKGLSRGQIIRNHVMRNSSLPLVTIAGYAFGSALGGAVLLETVFTWPGLGLLLVDSIRLRDNMTVVGVVIFSAVAVVAMNLIVDLLYAALDPRIRTMR; encoded by the coding sequence ATGCTTCGCTTCGTCGGCCGGCGGGCGCTCTACGCAATCCCTCTGCTCCTGGCGATCATCGTCCTGATGTTCTCCATGCTGCACATGATCCCTGGGGATCCTGTGCAGGCTCTCGTCGGCGACTACCCGGTTCCGCCGGCGTATCGGCAGGCGATCGAAGAGAAGTATCGCCTGAACGACCCTTTCCTCGTTCAGGTCGGCAATTATCTCTTGAATGTCGCGCAGGGTGATTTCGGATTCTCCTATCAGAACCAGCGCGGCGTTCTCGACCTGATCCTCGAGCGGGCGCCGCGGACGATCCTGTTGGCATCGGTCAGCTTCGCGCTCGCGATTCCGCTCGGCATGGCGATCGGTATCGCGGCGGGAACGACGCGCAGGCCGGGAGTCGACAAGTTCTGGACCACGACCGCCCTGATTGCCTACGCGATCCCGACATTCTGGCTCGGTCAGCTCCTGGTGATGCTGTTTGCGCTCCGGCTGGGCTGGTTTCCGACCCAGGGCATCGGCCCGTTGATCAGCCGGACGCATGGGCTCGCCTGGCTCTTCGAGAAGATGCGCTACCTCGCGCTGCCGGTCCTCGCCTTCGGCGTCCACGAGGGCATGCGGATCGCGCGGATCATGCGCGCCAGCGTCATCGACACGCTGTCGCAAGGCTACATCATCACGGCCCGTTCCAAGGGCTTGAGCCGCGGGCAGATCATCCGCAACCACGTGATGCGTAATTCGAGCCTGCCCCTGGTCACCATCGCTGGCTATGCCTTCGGCTCCGCGCTCGGCGGCGCCGTCCTGCTCGAAACGGTCTTCACCTGGCCGGGTCTTGGCCTGCTGCTCGTCGACTCGATCCGGCTCAGGGACAACATGACGGTTGTCGGTGTCGTGATCTTCTCGGCCGTCGCCGTCGTCGCCATGAACCTGATCGTCGATCTCCTTTACGCGGCGCTCGACCCGCGCATCAGAACCATGCGGTGA
- the folE gene encoding GTP cyclohydrolase I has product MSRANSLQNSARLGNHAVDGYLDKTERAEMRAAAAKKIEELFDILQIDHQNDHNTRDTPARVAKMFVEELLHGRYNPPPKITEFDNATSYDQLIVTGPIDVRSTCAHHLMPIYGVAFIGVLPSPEGKIIGLSKYDRIIQHFAARLQIQEELVKQIEQHIVETTNPRGLAVRISAVHMCKTHRGVRASHASRMVNSSFYGEFATNASYKAEFIQECTSLERF; this is encoded by the coding sequence ATGTCACGAGCGAATAGCCTACAGAATTCAGCCCGCCTCGGAAACCACGCGGTCGACGGCTACCTGGACAAGACCGAGCGGGCGGAGATGAGGGCCGCGGCTGCGAAGAAGATCGAAGAGCTGTTCGATATTCTGCAGATCGACCACCAGAACGACCACAACACGCGCGATACACCGGCGCGGGTCGCCAAGATGTTCGTCGAGGAACTCCTGCACGGCCGCTACAACCCGCCGCCGAAGATCACCGAGTTCGACAATGCCACGAGCTACGACCAACTGATCGTCACTGGCCCGATCGATGTCCGCTCGACCTGCGCCCATCACCTGATGCCGATCTATGGCGTGGCCTTCATCGGCGTGCTGCCGTCGCCGGAAGGCAAGATCATCGGCCTGTCGAAATATGATCGCATCATCCAGCATTTCGCGGCCCGCCTCCAGATCCAGGAAGAGCTGGTCAAGCAGATCGAGCAGCATATCGTAGAGACCACCAATCCCCGCGGCCTGGCGGTGAGGATCAGCGCCGTCCACATGTGCAAGACCCATCGCGGTGTTCGGGCCAGCCATGCCAGCCGCATGGTGAACAGCTCGTTCTACGGCGAGTTTGCCACAAACGCGTCATACAAGGCCGAATTCATACAGGAATGCACATCTCTGGAACGGTTTTAG
- a CDS encoding ABC transporter ATP-binding protein — MSASLLDVRDLKVHLRLGHKVVKAIDGVDFQVRPGECVGIVGESGSGKSTMARAVTRLMPNVNIEELSGKLAFEGRDILGMADAELRALRRGRGFSMIFQDPLGYLNPTQRIGRQIQEALSRDAGRGSDKARVHTLLDEVGLPDAANLARRYPHELSGGMRQRVMIAIALASDPQLLFADEPTTALDATVQLQVLQTLYRLHKERNMAMAIITHDLGVVAELCDRVYVMRAGKVIESAETITLFEQPQQDYSRRLIELSTRRLTRELQS; from the coding sequence ATGAGCGCCTCGCTTCTCGATGTGCGCGACCTGAAGGTCCATCTGCGTCTCGGCCACAAGGTCGTGAAGGCGATCGACGGAGTCGATTTTCAGGTCCGCCCGGGCGAATGCGTCGGTATCGTCGGCGAATCCGGTTCCGGCAAAAGCACGATGGCGCGCGCCGTGACGCGCCTGATGCCAAACGTGAACATCGAGGAGCTGAGCGGCAAGCTCGCCTTCGAAGGGCGCGACATCCTGGGCATGGCCGATGCCGAGCTGCGCGCCCTGCGCCGCGGGCGGGGCTTCTCGATGATTTTTCAGGATCCGCTCGGTTACCTCAATCCGACACAGCGCATAGGCCGCCAGATCCAGGAGGCGCTCTCCCGGGATGCCGGGCGAGGTTCGGACAAGGCTCGCGTCCACACCTTGCTGGACGAGGTGGGGCTACCCGACGCAGCCAATCTCGCCAGGCGCTACCCGCATGAACTCTCGGGCGGCATGCGCCAGCGCGTGATGATCGCGATCGCACTGGCCAGCGATCCCCAGCTTCTCTTTGCCGACGAGCCGACGACAGCGCTCGACGCGACCGTGCAGCTGCAGGTCCTGCAGACCCTCTACAGGCTGCACAAGGAGCGCAACATGGCGATGGCCATCATCACCCATGACCTTGGTGTCGTCGCCGAGCTTTGCGACCGGGTCTACGTGATGCGCGCGGGCAAGGTGATCGAGAGCGCCGAGACCATCACGCTTTTCGAGCAGCCTCAGCAGGACTATTCCAGGCGCTTGATTGAGCTCAGCACGCGCCGGCTGACGCGGGAGCTTCAGTCATGA
- a CDS encoding amidohydrolase family protein — MSRVIDMELSLPHSEANPDLERISRGRPGTPFAQSLPRPEGYGFANYGNVFRSKETAPANKGEANDGGLVRLVEDMDRAGISRGLLVGAENSATGRIHQAHPGRFFLFTTFDPFDGMRAVREFERLVKEEGANGLRLSALYNGVPANDRRYYPLYAKAAELDVPVRIYTAMNYANDRPYDLGHPRYLDDVAIDFPELRIVAGLAGWPWVNEMVGLLRRHPRLYVDTAAHHPRYFSQPGSGWEQFLQFGNTLLQDKVMVGLSRYLFGTSFESIIGEYKQLPLKEKVIEKWLYGNAAEFFRLN, encoded by the coding sequence ATGAGCCGCGTGATCGACATGGAACTGAGCTTGCCTCACAGCGAGGCGAATCCGGATCTGGAGCGCATCTCGCGAGGGCGACCCGGAACGCCTTTCGCCCAGTCGCTGCCGCGCCCCGAGGGCTACGGCTTCGCCAATTACGGCAATGTCTTCAGGAGCAAGGAGACGGCCCCGGCGAACAAGGGCGAAGCCAATGACGGCGGACTGGTGCGGCTGGTTGAGGACATGGATCGCGCCGGCATCTCGCGGGGTCTGCTGGTTGGCGCCGAAAACAGCGCAACGGGCCGGATTCACCAGGCTCATCCCGGTCGCTTCTTCCTCTTCACGACCTTCGACCCCTTCGACGGCATGCGGGCGGTTCGCGAATTCGAGCGACTGGTCAAGGAGGAGGGCGCAAACGGCCTGCGGCTATCGGCGCTCTATAACGGCGTGCCCGCGAATGATCGCCGCTACTATCCGCTCTACGCCAAGGCAGCCGAGCTCGACGTCCCGGTCCGCATCTATACGGCGATGAACTACGCCAATGACCGGCCGTATGATCTCGGACATCCGCGCTATCTCGATGATGTGGCCATCGATTTTCCCGAGCTCAGGATCGTGGCCGGCCTGGCTGGATGGCCCTGGGTGAACGAGATGGTCGGGCTGCTCCGCCGACACCCGCGGCTCTATGTCGATACGGCGGCCCATCATCCCCGCTATTTCAGCCAGCCCGGCTCAGGCTGGGAGCAGTTCCTGCAGTTCGGCAACACGCTGCTCCAGGACAAGGTGATGGTCGGGCTCTCGCGCTACCTGTTCGGGACCTCCTTCGAGAGCATCATCGGGGAGTACAAGCAGCTGCCGCTCAAGGAAAAGGTCATCGAGAAATGGCTGTACGGCAACGCCGCTGAATTCTTTCGGCTGAACTGA
- a CDS encoding ABC transporter substrate-binding protein: protein MDTAKRSDAWTMHRLGAISLLAGASSLLLSAAAQADDGKPVPGGTVIAALNSTTIPNLNTQMTSSVPALFAADVWADGLMTYDREANRVPRLAKSWTISEDGKTYTFNLREGVKWSDGKPFSAADVVFTLENFGKFNTYLTKLMPLVEKSSAPDDKTFVLTLKQPLTATLDLFDKEVFPLMPKHVYEGKDIATHPANIAPVGLGPFKFDKWVSGQSITFVRNPHYWEAPKPYLDSVIFALIPNPQQRLNAIVNGEVNWFRPEVVQVPATQQAAKRGSFRVVPIVTNAPETAVIDFNLRRSPMNNVKVRQALFHAIDRERIVRDVYQGLAETAKNAIPTQFKNLHDPSVNYDTMYAYDPKRAAQLLDEAGFPLKDGKRFALELAVISAAPYDAVAQVVQAQWTALGIDVKLSALDQQIWTNKVYTQHDFDASIISLTGRSNPVLGVDRSFVCNETSVPYANPTSYCNPEFDKVAANAASAPADQQKAHYKTYAEIIARDLNQLALTNSRVFEAVTNNFKNLDAQFNFSFNTHPNWAEAWLPKDKQ from the coding sequence ATGGACACGGCTAAACGAAGCGATGCGTGGACGATGCACAGGCTGGGGGCGATCTCGCTGCTTGCGGGAGCGTCGAGCCTTCTGCTCTCCGCCGCAGCCCAGGCGGACGATGGCAAGCCCGTCCCGGGTGGCACGGTCATCGCCGCGCTGAATTCGACGACGATTCCGAATCTGAACACCCAGATGACATCGTCGGTCCCGGCGCTGTTCGCCGCTGATGTCTGGGCGGACGGGCTGATGACCTATGACCGCGAAGCCAATCGCGTTCCGCGCCTGGCAAAGAGCTGGACCATTTCCGAGGACGGCAAGACCTACACCTTCAACCTTCGCGAGGGCGTGAAGTGGTCGGACGGCAAGCCGTTCTCTGCCGCCGACGTGGTCTTCACGCTGGAGAATTTCGGCAAGTTCAACACCTATCTCACCAAGCTCATGCCGCTGGTCGAGAAGTCCTCGGCTCCCGATGACAAGACCTTCGTCCTGACGCTCAAGCAGCCGCTGACCGCGACGCTCGATCTGTTCGACAAGGAGGTGTTTCCGCTGATGCCGAAGCACGTCTACGAGGGCAAGGACATCGCCACTCATCCAGCCAATATCGCTCCGGTGGGCCTTGGTCCGTTCAAGTTCGACAAATGGGTCAGCGGCCAATCGATCACCTTCGTGCGCAATCCGCACTACTGGGAGGCGCCCAAGCCCTATCTAGACTCGGTGATCTTCGCGCTCATCCCGAACCCCCAGCAGCGCCTGAACGCCATCGTCAACGGCGAGGTCAACTGGTTCCGTCCCGAGGTGGTGCAGGTCCCGGCGACCCAGCAGGCAGCGAAGCGCGGTTCGTTCCGGGTCGTGCCGATCGTGACCAACGCGCCCGAGACCGCCGTCATCGACTTCAATCTGCGGCGTTCGCCGATGAACAACGTCAAGGTCCGGCAGGCACTGTTCCACGCCATCGATCGCGAGCGGATCGTAAGGGATGTCTACCAGGGGCTGGCCGAGACCGCCAAGAACGCCATCCCGACGCAGTTCAAAAACCTGCACGACCCGTCGGTCAACTATGACACGATGTATGCCTATGATCCGAAGCGCGCCGCCCAATTGCTCGACGAGGCCGGATTTCCGCTGAAGGACGGCAAACGCTTCGCGCTCGAGTTGGCCGTGATTTCGGCTGCTCCCTATGACGCGGTGGCGCAGGTCGTGCAGGCGCAGTGGACGGCGCTCGGCATCGACGTGAAGCTCAGCGCGCTCGATCAGCAGATCTGGACCAACAAGGTCTATACGCAGCATGATTTCGATGCGTCGATCATCTCGCTGACCGGGCGTTCGAACCCGGTCCTCGGCGTCGACCGCAGCTTCGTCTGCAACGAGACCAGCGTCCCCTACGCCAATCCGACCAGCTACTGTAACCCCGAGTTCGACAAGGTCGCTGCCAATGCGGCTTCGGCGCCGGCGGATCAGCAGAAGGCGCACTACAAGACCTATGCCGAGATCATCGCGCGCGATCTGAACCAGCTTGCCCTGACGAATTCGCGCGTCTTCGAGGCCGTGACGAACAATTTCAAGAACCTGGACGCTCAGTTCAACTTCTCGTTCAACACCCATCCGAACTGGGCAGAAGCCTGGCTCCCCAAAGACAAGCAGTAA
- a CDS encoding molybdopterin-dependent oxidoreductase produces the protein MAGTVSAQTLAAPTDKVILTISGKISVTNSGDTAQFDRAALEAMGLMTIETNTPWYSGPQKFEGISLDKLMKSVGAKGDTVQAIALNDYTTEIPLEDFAKYNVILALKRNAEYMPIRDKGPLFIVYPYDSNPELRSQKFYSRSAWQVSKLIVR, from the coding sequence ATGGCCGGGACGGTCAGCGCCCAGACCTTGGCCGCTCCGACGGACAAGGTCATCCTGACGATATCCGGAAAGATCTCGGTGACCAATAGCGGAGATACCGCACAGTTCGACCGCGCTGCGCTCGAGGCGATGGGGCTCATGACAATCGAGACGAACACTCCGTGGTACTCCGGACCGCAGAAATTCGAGGGCATCTCCCTCGATAAACTGATGAAATCGGTCGGCGCCAAGGGCGACACCGTTCAAGCGATCGCACTCAACGACTATACGACTGAAATACCGCTCGAGGACTTCGCGAAGTACAACGTCATCCTGGCGCTGAAGCGCAACGCTGAATACATGCCGATTCGGGACAAGGGTCCGCTTTTCATTGTCTATCCCTATGACAGCAACCCTGAGTTGCGTAGTCAAAAGTTCTACAGCCGTTCGGCCTGGCAGGTTTCAAAGTTGATTGTCCGCTAG
- a CDS encoding ABC transporter permease: protein MSDSKTTMAPASGNGIPVGSWQAHIANLFGTRHGALGAGILIVLVIVATAAPLIAPYNPLEQTPLSLAPPSSQFLFGTDNIGRDVFSLVVHGSRSSLLVGLGAALAALLIGGTLGILAGYFQGPVEAALMRLVELFQTLPVIILVLCAVALFGSNFWLLIAAVALAIWPMEARLVYGQYIKLRDREFIAAARVADLSTAHIMFREILPNAIQPIIVQVALDASIAILIEAGLGFLGLSDPSKVSWGRLLFVAQDYMDSAWWMSLFPGAAICITVVGLNLFADGLNEVIDPRSTSGMGGLQ from the coding sequence ATGTCAGACAGCAAAACCACCATGGCGCCGGCATCCGGCAACGGCATCCCGGTCGGGAGCTGGCAGGCCCATATCGCCAATCTCTTCGGGACGCGTCACGGCGCGCTCGGAGCAGGCATCCTCATCGTCCTGGTGATCGTGGCGACGGCCGCCCCGCTGATCGCGCCCTACAATCCGCTGGAGCAGACCCCGCTCAGCCTCGCGCCGCCATCGTCCCAATTCCTGTTCGGCACGGATAATATCGGCCGGGACGTGTTCTCGCTGGTCGTCCACGGCAGCCGCTCGTCCCTGCTAGTAGGGTTGGGGGCGGCGCTGGCCGCACTGCTCATTGGCGGCACTCTGGGGATCCTGGCCGGCTATTTCCAGGGCCCGGTCGAGGCGGCGCTGATGCGGCTGGTCGAGCTGTTCCAGACACTCCCCGTCATCATTCTCGTGCTCTGCGCCGTTGCGCTGTTCGGCTCGAACTTCTGGCTGCTCATCGCGGCGGTGGCGCTGGCGATCTGGCCGATGGAGGCTCGCCTCGTCTACGGCCAGTACATCAAGCTTCGCGATCGCGAATTCATTGCGGCCGCCCGCGTCGCCGACCTCTCGACGGCGCACATCATGTTCCGCGAGATCCTGCCCAACGCGATCCAGCCGATCATCGTCCAGGTCGCGCTCGACGCCAGCATCGCCATCCTGATCGAGGCCGGGCTCGGCTTCCTCGGTCTCTCCGACCCGAGCAAGGTGAGCTGGGGCCGGCTGCTTTTCGTGGCGCAGGACTACATGGACAGCGCCTGGTGGATGAGCCTGTTCCCGGGCGCGGCCATCTGCATCACCGTGGTCGGCCTCAATCTCTTCGCCGACGGGCTGAACGAGGTCATCGATCCACGCAGCACGAGCGGGATGGGAGGGCTGCAATGA
- a CDS encoding oligopeptide/dipeptide ABC transporter ATP-binding protein: MTAPILRLQSVEQLYTSRNANGPGWNTVRAVDGVDLDINEGETLAIVGESGSGKSTLAKLLLMLNRPTAGDVQFRGTSLASLGSSGRQAFRRQVQAVFQDPASSLNPRMTVERMLGYIVQRHELASSRETRAFLAGHLAAVGLNPPDHYLDRYPHQLSGGQQQRIAIARAMMLRPAIIIADEPLSSLDVSVQAQVLQLMRDLHKATNVGFVVISHDLGAMESIADRTAVMYRGRIVEIGRSIYERPFHPYTKLLLDARLSLDPRRGRIRSLSTTQTRAEMPEPKQGGCRFRHRCPFAIEICATADPALKPVGQAGTFAACHRAGEIGESSRPATAAAVERTPGPVET; the protein is encoded by the coding sequence ATGACCGCTCCAATCCTTCGCCTGCAGAGCGTCGAGCAACTCTACACCAGCCGCAACGCCAATGGCCCGGGCTGGAATACGGTTCGGGCGGTGGATGGTGTCGATCTCGATATCAACGAGGGCGAGACCCTGGCGATCGTCGGCGAGTCCGGCTCAGGCAAGAGCACGCTCGCGAAGCTGCTCCTGATGCTGAACCGGCCGACGGCGGGCGACGTGCAGTTTCGTGGCACCTCGCTGGCCTCGCTCGGCTCCTCCGGGAGACAGGCGTTCCGGCGCCAGGTCCAGGCGGTGTTTCAGGACCCGGCCTCGTCGCTGAACCCGCGCATGACGGTCGAGCGCATGCTCGGCTACATCGTCCAGCGCCATGAGCTTGCCTCGTCGCGCGAGACGCGGGCCTTTCTCGCCGGCCATCTTGCCGCGGTCGGCCTTAACCCCCCGGACCATTATCTCGACCGCTATCCGCACCAACTCTCTGGCGGGCAGCAGCAGCGCATCGCGATCGCGCGGGCGATGATGCTTCGGCCAGCGATCATCATTGCCGACGAACCGCTGTCGAGCCTCGACGTGTCGGTCCAGGCCCAGGTCCTGCAGTTGATGCGCGACCTGCACAAGGCGACCAATGTCGGCTTCGTGGTGATCAGCCACGACCTCGGAGCAATGGAGTCGATCGCCGACCGGACGGCCGTGATGTATCGCGGCCGGATCGTCGAGATCGGCCGCTCGATCTACGAACGCCCGTTCCATCCCTATACGAAGCTGCTGCTCGACGCGCGACTTTCGCTCGATCCGCGCCGCGGTCGGATCCGCAGCCTGAGCACGACGCAGACGCGAGCCGAGATGCCTGAGCCCAAGCAGGGCGGCTGCCGGTTCCGCCACCGCTGCCCCTTCGCAATTGAAATCTGCGCGACGGCCGACCCCGCACTGAAGCCGGTTGGCCAGGCCGGGACCTTTGCGGCCTGCCACCGCGCAGGCGAAATCGGCGAGTCATCGCGCCCGGCAACTGCGGCCGCCGTGGAGAGGACGCCCGGGCCCGTCGAGACCTGA